CTTGGGCCTTTGGGCGCCGCAGGCGTGCTGCAGGATTACCGCGACCTGGCCAAGCTCATGACCCGGCAGGAAGTGACTCCTGCGCAATCGGGCATCATTTTCCGCATCATGCCCTTTGTGCTCATTGCCAGCGCTGCGGCCATAGCCATGACGCTTCCCGTGATCGTGACCGGTTCGCAGATGGCGAGCGCGGCGGATCTCATAACCCTGCTGTATCTTTTTGCTCTTTACCGTTTTTTCTTTGCCCTTTCCGGGCTGGATTCGGGCAGTCCCTATGCCGGTACGGGCGCAAGCCGTGAAATGCTGCTGGGCGTGCTGGTGGAGCCCGTGCTCATGCTGGCCCTGCTGGTGGCGGCCCTTATTGCGGGTTCGACCAACCTCGGCGTCATCAGCGAGGTGTTTCGCCAGAACTGGGGTGGATCCATGCCCACGGCGGCGGCACTGGCCATGGCGGCCTGCGCTTTTGCCGTATTTATTGAAATGGGCAAGATCCCCTTTGACTACCCCGAAGCGGAACAAGAACTTCAGGAAGGCCCGCTGACCGAGTATTCCGGCCCCGGCCTTGCTCTGGTCAGCCTGGGCGTAAAGTTCAAGCAGGCGGTCGTTGCCAGCGTGTTCATCAGCGTGTTTCTGCCCTTTGGCAATGCAACGCCGGAGAGCCTGAACGCTGTAACCTTGCTGGCCGCAGCCGTCGTCTTCGTTCTGAAGCTGCTGGTCATCTTTGTGCTGGCATCGCTGTACGAAAACAGCCTTGCCCGCGGACGCTTTCTGCTGACGCCGCGCGTCACGTGGTCCGGTTTTGGCGTGGCGGCCCTGGCATTCGTCTTTTACTTCAGCAAGCTCTAGGGCGTCGAGGAAGAAGTCATGGATAAAATTGCACTGGCAACAATCCTGATACCGTTCATCGGCGCGTTGCTCGCCGCCTGTCTGCCGTATCGCGCGGCACGGGCGCTGGCGCTGGTGGTTGCCCTTGCCGCTTCGGCGGGCAGCGCGGCCCTTGGCCTGGCATACCTCAATGCAGGCATGCCCGAAAACTGCACATTCAGCCTTGTAAGTTACAGCTCCACCCTACTTGGCGGCGCTGGACACACAGTGGAAATATTCGGCGTACTCATCGACAGGGTAAGCACGCTCATCTGTTTTGCCGTGGTTTTTCTCGGATTTCTGGTGGTGCTGTACTCCACAGCCTACCTGACCAAGGGCAACCGCGAGCATCCGCATGAGGGCACTACCCGTTTTTACGCCATCATGCTGGCCTTTATCGGCGCCATGGCCGGGCTTACGCTTTCCTCCACTCTCTTTGGTCAGTTGCTGTTCTTTGAAATCACCGGCGGCTGTTCCTGGGCGCTCATCGGCTACTACCAGACTCCCAAGGCGCTGCGCTCGGGCATGAAAGCCCTGCTGGTGACCCACCTTGGCGCGCTGGGCCTCTATGTGGCTGCAGCCTGGCTGTACCATGAGACCGGCTCCTTTGCCCTCTCCGGCATGGCCGGGCTTGGGGATACCGCCAAGATCATCATCGTGGGCGGCGTGCTCTTTGCGGCCTGGGGCAAATCGGCCCAGATTCCCATGCACATGTGGCTGCCCGACGCCATGGAAGCGCCCACCCCGGTGAGCGCCTACCTGCACGCGGCCTCCATGGTCAAGGTGGGCGTGTTCATTTTTGCCCGCGCCGTCATGGCCGCAGGAGACGTCCCCCCGGTTGTGGGTCATGTGGGCATGGTCATGGCCGTGATAACCCTCATCTACGGCTTTATCATGTACTTGCCGCAGACCGACATGAAACGCCTGCTGGCCTATTCCACCATTACCCAGCTCTCATACATCTTCTTTGCCATTTCGCTGGCCATCCTGTGCACGGATCCTGTTCTGCGCAACACGGTGCTGCTTTTTGGCGCAGTCGCCTACATTTTCAACCATGCCTTTGCAAAAAGCCTGTTTTTCCTCGTGGCTGGAGCGCTCAGCTACACCTGCGGCACGCGCACCCTCACCCAGTTGCAGGGAATCCTGTCACGCCTGCCTCTGCTTGGCATAGGCTTTTGTGTGGCGGCACTGGCCATCACCGGCGTACCGCCGCTCAACGGCTTTTTCAGCAAATACCCCATCTTCACCACAGGTTTTGCCCTTGGCTCGAGCCACTGGTTTGTGATGGTGCTGACCATACTGGTCATGATCGAATCCGTGGGCAGCTTTGCCTGGTTCCTCTACTGGTTCGGCAAGACTGTACCCGGCAAACCCTCTGAGGTTGTGGCGCAGGCGCAGCCTGTTCCCGCCGCCATGAAGCTGGTGCTGGCCATCCTTGTTTTCATGTCGTTCTCTTCCAGCATCATGGCCGTTTACTGGTTGAACCACGGAGGCTAAGCATGTTGAGTTCAAGCATAATCATCAACAATCTCGCTGGGCTTTTGGTGGTCACATCGCTGATGGTGGTCACCTGCAAAAAAGCCACCACATCCGCGCTGCTGTATGCCGTGCAGTCTGCCGTGCTGGTGCTCTCGTTCATTGCGCTGGCCGGCCTGATGCAGGCGCACGAGCTGTACAC
This DNA window, taken from Desulfovibrio sp. 86, encodes the following:
- a CDS encoding respiratory chain complex I subunit 1 family protein — protein: MFTMQSLSWPVSLLLAAVQTLLLLLLAPLLSGISRKIRARMHSRLGPLGAAGVLQDYRDLAKLMTRQEVTPAQSGIIFRIMPFVLIASAAAIAMTLPVIVTGSQMASAADLITLLYLFALYRFFFALSGLDSGSPYAGTGASREMLLGVLVEPVLMLALLVAALIAGSTNLGVISEVFRQNWGGSMPTAAALAMAACAFAVFIEMGKIPFDYPEAEQELQEGPLTEYSGPGLALVSLGVKFKQAVVASVFISVFLPFGNATPESLNAVTLLAAAVVFVLKLLVIFVLASLYENSLARGRFLLTPRVTWSGFGVAALAFVFYFSKL
- a CDS encoding hydrogenase 4 subunit D — encoded protein: MDKIALATILIPFIGALLAACLPYRAARALALVVALAASAGSAALGLAYLNAGMPENCTFSLVSYSSTLLGGAGHTVEIFGVLIDRVSTLICFAVVFLGFLVVLYSTAYLTKGNREHPHEGTTRFYAIMLAFIGAMAGLTLSSTLFGQLLFFEITGGCSWALIGYYQTPKALRSGMKALLVTHLGALGLYVAAAWLYHETGSFALSGMAGLGDTAKIIIVGGVLFAAWGKSAQIPMHMWLPDAMEAPTPVSAYLHAASMVKVGVFIFARAVMAAGDVPPVVGHVGMVMAVITLIYGFIMYLPQTDMKRLLAYSTITQLSYIFFAISLAILCTDPVLRNTVLLFGAVAYIFNHAFAKSLFFLVAGALSYTCGTRTLTQLQGILSRLPLLGIGFCVAALAITGVPPLNGFFSKYPIFTTGFALGSSHWFVMVLTILVMIESVGSFAWFLYWFGKTVPGKPSEVVAQAQPVPAAMKLVLAILVFMSFSSSIMAVYWLNHGG